In a genomic window of Festucalex cinctus isolate MCC-2025b chromosome 11, RoL_Fcin_1.0, whole genome shotgun sequence:
- the tmem182a gene encoding transmembrane protein 182 isoform X4: protein MPQQNATSGVTLYHEGFFWRCSFGGNVQEEDLMWTLWFTNQPHLKVCMHSYLFPFPVSHSTHNATAYESAIIYRSFWSIFMLVGVAAAVLAGFFVICAAPFASHCLYKTGGGFFLVSAVGRGGRLRGFPAFRHVSRFPAEPQLRTLLHVCSHRHLLLSAGRPPLPPDWPKRQDPLTWGIKRNVQELASSTQDFCYTP, encoded by the exons ATGCCGCAACAGAACGCCACCAGTGGGGTGACTTTGTACCATGAGGGCTTCTTCTGGAGGTGTTCATTTGGAGGCAACGTGCAAGAAGAAGACCTGATGTGGACGCTTTGGTTCA CCAATCAGCCTCATTTAAAAGTGTGCATGCACTCGTACCTCTTCCCATTCCCGGTGTCGCATTCCACGCACAACGCCACCGCCTACGAATCGGCCATAA TCTACAGAAGCTTCTGGAGCATTTTCATGCTCGTCGgcgtggcggcggcggtgctCGCCGGCTTCTTCGTCATCTGCGCGGCTCCCTTCGCCAGCCACTGCTTGTACAAAACGGGAGGTGGCTTCTTCCTGGTATCGG CTGTTGGACGTGGTGGACGTCTACGTGGATTTCCAGCGTTCCGCCATGTGTCCAGATTTCCAGCTGAGCCTCAACTACGGACTCTCCTTCATGTTTGCTCCCATCGGCATCTTCTTCTCTCTGCTGGCcggcctcctcttcctcctgatTGGCCGAAGCGTCAAGATCCGCTAACATGGGGAATCAAACGAAACGTTCAGGAACTCGCATCGTCTACACAAGACTTCTGCTACACGCCGTAA